A portion of the Micromonospora tarapacensis genome contains these proteins:
- a CDS encoding HelD family protein: protein MGSKSSEIANEQTFFDAAARHRARRRDGLTEVSGAAAHHGAAVHLKRYAETTAETLGGDDEAVAFGRIDDDSGDVLYIGRHVVLDEHSEVQVANWQAPAAAPYFEASHADPRGLVRKRSFQCAGNTVQDFADLLFAQLADAMDGPDQRLLDDLARARTGELRDIVATIQAAQFELIRAPMEQVLVIEGGPGTGKTAVALHRVSWLLFNSPDLVPTDVLVVGPNPTFMRYIGRVLPELGDAEVLLRDVARLAPDVRRGRTEPAEVTRLKGEARMAGLLSRALRNRVGVPEPAERLLLGGRFVTVPGTELAEATAVANAADLPYSQQRRLFWDRVNHLVGQRAGVDPAGAPAVANLVERLWPQQSAAAFLRDLFGSAARLRAAAGTAFTAEEVARLHRQGADRLSEEVWAAADLPLLDEVERLVDGPGRQYAHVVIDEAQDLSPMQLRAVGRRCASGSFTLIGDLAQSTGPWARDDWTEVTDHLPAVHPVTIAPLRYGYRVPAQAYRLAARVLPVAAAGVTPPEVVRTGPAEPGIHRVSLTERAGRVVALAAAHADNGAFVGIVCPARCRREVEAALADNGVGWSSTQRGELGGSVNLVSPQEAKGLEFDAVVVVEPEQIVAEDERGHRLLYVALTRTTAYLDIVCVADPLPMTVPPRPEPPAVEPGGLFTDRALRRLAEHLAGQVRGAAPRASWDAVLDEVRRALDAAERPG, encoded by the coding sequence GTGGGCAGCAAATCGTCGGAAATCGCCAACGAGCAGACCTTCTTCGACGCGGCGGCCCGGCATCGAGCCCGCCGGCGGGACGGACTGACGGAGGTGAGCGGGGCGGCGGCGCATCACGGCGCCGCCGTGCACCTGAAGCGCTACGCCGAGACGACCGCCGAGACCCTCGGCGGCGACGACGAGGCGGTGGCGTTCGGCCGGATCGACGACGACTCGGGCGACGTGCTCTACATCGGCCGGCACGTCGTGCTCGACGAGCACAGCGAGGTGCAGGTCGCGAACTGGCAGGCCCCGGCCGCCGCACCATACTTCGAGGCGAGCCATGCCGACCCTCGCGGCCTGGTGCGCAAGCGCAGTTTCCAGTGCGCCGGCAACACGGTCCAGGACTTCGCCGACCTGCTCTTCGCCCAGCTCGCGGACGCGATGGACGGGCCCGACCAGCGCCTGCTCGACGACCTGGCCAGGGCGCGTACCGGCGAGCTGCGCGACATCGTGGCGACGATCCAGGCGGCCCAGTTCGAGCTGATCCGGGCGCCGATGGAGCAGGTGCTGGTGATCGAGGGCGGGCCGGGCACCGGCAAGACGGCGGTCGCCCTGCACCGCGTCTCCTGGCTGCTGTTCAACAGCCCCGACCTGGTGCCGACCGACGTGCTGGTGGTCGGACCGAACCCGACCTTCATGCGCTACATCGGCCGGGTGCTGCCCGAGCTGGGCGACGCCGAGGTGTTGCTCCGTGACGTCGCCCGGCTGGCGCCCGACGTGCGCCGCGGCCGGACCGAGCCGGCCGAGGTGACCCGGCTCAAGGGCGAAGCCCGGATGGCCGGCCTGCTCTCCCGCGCGCTGCGCAACCGGGTGGGGGTGCCCGAGCCGGCCGAACGGCTCCTGCTGGGCGGGCGGTTCGTCACCGTGCCCGGGACGGAGCTGGCCGAGGCGACGGCGGTGGCGAACGCGGCCGACCTGCCGTACTCCCAGCAGCGGCGCCTGTTCTGGGACCGGGTGAACCACCTGGTCGGTCAGCGGGCCGGCGTCGACCCGGCCGGGGCGCCCGCGGTGGCGAATCTCGTCGAGCGGCTGTGGCCGCAGCAGTCGGCGGCGGCGTTCCTGCGCGACCTGTTCGGCTCGGCGGCGCGGCTGCGCGCCGCGGCCGGCACGGCGTTCACCGCCGAGGAGGTCGCCCGGTTGCACCGCCAGGGCGCGGACCGGCTCTCCGAGGAGGTCTGGGCCGCGGCGGATCTGCCGCTCCTGGACGAGGTGGAGCGGCTCGTCGACGGCCCGGGGCGGCAGTACGCGCACGTGGTGATCGACGAGGCGCAGGACCTGTCGCCGATGCAGCTGCGGGCCGTCGGCCGCCGCTGCGCGAGCGGCTCGTTCACCCTGATCGGGGATCTCGCCCAGTCGACCGGCCCGTGGGCCCGTGACGACTGGACCGAGGTGACCGATCACCTGCCTGCGGTCCATCCCGTGACGATCGCCCCGCTGCGGTACGGCTACCGGGTGCCCGCGCAGGCGTACCGGCTCGCCGCCCGGGTGCTGCCGGTGGCCGCTGCCGGCGTGACGCCGCCGGAGGTGGTGCGGACGGGTCCGGCCGAGCCCGGGATCCACCGGGTCTCGCTGACCGAGCGGGCCGGGCGGGTGGTCGCCCTGGCCGCCGCGCACGCCGACAACGGCGCCTTCGTCGGGATCGTCTGCCCGGCACGCTGTCGCCGCGAGGTGGAGGCCGCGCTGGCCGACAACGGTGTCGGCTGGAGCAGCACGCAGCGCGGTGAGCTGGGCGGCTCGGTCAACCTGGTGAGTCCGCAGGAGGCGAAGGGGCTGGAGTTCGACGCGGTCGTCGTGGTCGAGCCGGAACAGATCGTGGCCGAGGACGAGCGTGGGCACCGGCTGCTGTACGTGGCGCTGACCCGCACCACGGCCTATCTGGACATCGTCTGCGTCGCGGATCCGCTGCCGATGACCGTGCCACCGCGGCCGGAGCCGCCGGCGGTGGAGCCCGGCGGGCTGTTCACCGACCGGGCGTTGCGCCGGCTCGCCGAGCACCTCGCCGGTCAGGTGCGCGGCGCGGCACCGCGCGCGTCGTGGGACGCGGTCCTCGACGAGGTGCGCCGCGCGCTGGACGCGGCGGAGCGGCCCGGCTGA
- a CDS encoding ABC transporter ATP-binding protein, with amino-acid sequence MQNEVVRVEGLRVRYPAAARDAVAGIDFAVTTGEVFGLLGPNGAGKSTTQRVLTGQHHRYTGDVEVLGRPVAGRGRALYERIGVGFELPAYFPKLTARENLAAFAALYRRPADRPAQALATVGLAHAADQRVATFSKGMKMRLNLARAILHRPDVLFLDEPTSGLDPANAADVRAVIRAQADAGRTVLLTTHDMPAVEELCSRVAFMRDGAIVATDTPRNLRLAHGHRSVAVEFTEAGQLRQAEFPATDDPALLALLATGRVRTVHTREAALADVFIAVTGHRPAP; translated from the coding sequence ATGCAAAATGAGGTCGTCCGGGTCGAAGGGCTCCGGGTCCGCTACCCCGCCGCCGCGCGTGACGCGGTGGCCGGCATCGACTTCGCGGTGACCACCGGCGAGGTGTTCGGCCTGCTCGGGCCCAACGGCGCCGGCAAGTCCACCACCCAGCGGGTGCTCACCGGCCAACACCACCGGTACACCGGCGACGTCGAGGTGCTCGGCCGACCCGTCGCCGGTCGCGGACGGGCGCTGTACGAGCGCATCGGCGTGGGGTTCGAGCTGCCGGCGTACTTCCCCAAGCTCACCGCCCGGGAAAACCTGGCCGCCTTCGCCGCGCTCTACCGCCGGCCCGCCGACCGGCCGGCGCAGGCGCTGGCCACCGTCGGCCTCGCCCACGCCGCCGACCAGCGGGTCGCGACCTTCTCCAAGGGCATGAAGATGCGGCTGAACCTGGCCCGCGCGATCCTGCACCGGCCGGACGTGCTGTTCCTCGACGAACCCACCTCCGGGCTGGACCCGGCCAACGCCGCCGACGTCCGGGCGGTGATCCGCGCGCAGGCGGACGCCGGTCGGACGGTCCTGCTCACCACCCACGACATGCCGGCCGTCGAGGAGTTGTGCAGCCGGGTCGCGTTCATGCGCGACGGCGCCATCGTGGCCACCGACACCCCGCGCAACCTCCGGCTCGCCCACGGCCACCGCTCGGTGGCGGTCGAGTTCACCGAGGCCGGACAGCTGCGGCAGGCCGAGTTCCCGGCCACCGACGACCCGGCCCTGCTGGCCCTGCTCGCCACCGGCCGGGTGCGGACCGTACACACCCGCGAGGCCGCGCTCGCCGACGTCTTCATCGCCGTCACCGGCCACCGGCCCGCACCGTGA
- a CDS encoding DUF2397 family protein, with the protein MGVTGGGAVAHPGRDRPGTRPGAGRPARIDRSDDRRHRLRADQLARERRLADAAAVLATEDLDGHRLDAEQTTVLLRLLDIALAARVGAARAVPLAAAGHGVRLTLTPTPGRFTTVRTAAGRLLLDGYALSVAAAGHTAVHRRELVTA; encoded by the coding sequence GTGGGAGTCACCGGCGGTGGAGCTGTCGCGCACCCTGGTCGCGACCGGCCGGGAACCCGGCCAGGGGCGGGCCGGCCGGCCCGGATCGACCGTAGCGACGACCGCCGGCACCGGCTGCGCGCCGACCAGCTGGCCCGCGAGCGCCGACTCGCCGACGCCGCCGCCGTCCTGGCGACGGAGGACCTCGACGGGCATCGGCTGGACGCGGAGCAGACCACCGTGTTGCTGCGGCTGCTCGACATCGCCCTCGCCGCGCGGGTCGGCGCGGCCCGGGCGGTGCCGCTCGCCGCCGCCGGGCACGGCGTCCGGCTCACCCTCACTCCGACGCCGGGCCGTTTCACCACCGTACGCACCGCCGCGGGCCGGCTCCTTCTCGACGGGTACGCGCTGAGCGTGGCCGCCGCCGGCCACACCGCCGTGCACCGCCGGGAACTGGTCACGGCATGA
- a CDS encoding DUF2267 domain-containing protein, with product MAELQFFEKVAGRAGVAPDTAQALTVATLRTLTERISGGEAARLADRVAYELRDYLTKGTEEPEAFGYDEFLRRVTERAGVDPELAERGVRAVLQTLHPVAGHREFTDALAQLPAQLRNLVQPLPRAP from the coding sequence ATGGCTGAACTGCAGTTCTTCGAGAAGGTGGCCGGACGGGCGGGCGTCGCGCCGGACACGGCGCAGGCGTTGACGGTGGCCACCCTGCGCACCCTCACGGAGCGGATCAGCGGCGGCGAGGCGGCCAGGCTGGCCGACCGGGTCGCGTACGAGCTGCGCGACTACCTGACCAAGGGCACGGAGGAGCCGGAGGCCTTCGGGTACGACGAGTTCCTGCGGCGGGTGACGGAACGCGCCGGGGTGGATCCCGAGCTCGCCGAGCGCGGCGTACGGGCCGTCCTGCAGACCCTGCACCCGGTGGCCGGGCACCGCGAGTTCACCGACGCGCTGGCGCAGCTGCCGGCGCAGCTGCGCAACCTGGTCCAGCCGCTGCCCCGCGCACCCTGA
- a CDS encoding TIGR02678 family protein → MSDPVRHRFAADLTELELADYQRAVRLVLRHPLITSTWPDERALPRVRRFASTLRRDLSEAFGYRLELHGGTARLVRAKDRLDPTQPARSRTGRQFDRRRYAYLALCLAVLGRAGVQITLSELADSVAADATRISGLGLDPDHGTDRRAFVDAVGWLEERGALRLADGSSSAWATDPGAGEALYDVARDVIVALFRPARVLQHVGSVEGLLDRSLASSGNAERRRTAQVARRTVVESPVVYLGDVDPTVANHLRGTALAADLARLTGLRLERRAEGVLLVDTAGFTVERFPGTGSVAQAAVLLAVELADRALDPDGRRVRRLAAPDETARQRMLVGQVDAGLPTDTFVQLEDEVGPHAPGEPEGTPGVPDESRLPLVTDSFLRDAVAEILRRYGSAFGAQWHADPQRLGSEAIALLERFGAVIRVPGGVLVRPLVGRYRNTIAAVRQRAAAEPEPLF, encoded by the coding sequence ATGAGCGATCCGGTTCGGCATCGGTTCGCCGCTGACCTCACCGAGTTGGAACTCGCCGACTACCAGCGGGCCGTCCGCCTGGTGCTGCGGCATCCCCTGATCACCTCGACCTGGCCGGACGAGCGGGCGCTGCCCCGGGTGCGGCGGTTCGCCTCGACGCTGCGCCGGGACCTCTCCGAGGCGTTCGGGTACCGGCTGGAACTGCACGGCGGCACGGCTCGGCTGGTCCGGGCGAAGGACCGCCTGGACCCCACCCAGCCGGCCCGGTCGCGGACCGGCCGGCAGTTCGACCGACGGCGGTACGCGTACCTCGCGCTCTGTCTCGCGGTGCTGGGCCGGGCCGGTGTCCAGATCACCCTCAGCGAGCTGGCGGACTCGGTGGCCGCCGACGCGACCCGGATCAGCGGCCTCGGCCTCGATCCGGACCACGGTACCGACCGGCGGGCGTTCGTCGACGCCGTCGGCTGGCTCGAGGAGCGGGGCGCGCTGCGGCTGGCCGACGGTTCCAGTTCGGCCTGGGCCACCGACCCGGGAGCCGGCGAGGCGCTGTACGACGTGGCACGCGACGTGATCGTCGCGTTGTTCCGCCCGGCCCGGGTGCTGCAACACGTCGGCTCGGTGGAGGGGCTGCTGGACCGGTCGTTGGCCAGCAGCGGCAACGCCGAGCGCCGGCGGACCGCGCAGGTGGCCCGCCGGACGGTGGTGGAGTCCCCGGTGGTCTACCTCGGCGACGTCGACCCCACGGTCGCCAACCATCTGCGGGGTACCGCCCTCGCCGCCGACCTGGCCCGGCTGACCGGCTTGCGGTTGGAACGGCGGGCCGAGGGCGTGCTGCTGGTGGACACCGCCGGCTTCACCGTGGAGCGGTTCCCCGGCACCGGGTCGGTGGCGCAGGCGGCCGTGCTGCTCGCCGTCGAGCTGGCCGACCGGGCCCTCGACCCGGACGGTCGCCGCGTCCGGCGGCTGGCCGCACCCGACGAGACCGCCCGGCAGCGGATGCTCGTCGGGCAGGTCGACGCCGGCCTGCCCACCGACACGTTCGTCCAGCTCGAAGACGAGGTCGGGCCGCACGCTCCCGGCGAGCCGGAGGGGACGCCGGGGGTGCCCGACGAGAGTCGGCTGCCGCTGGTGACCGACAGCTTCCTGCGCGACGCGGTGGCGGAGATCCTGCGACGCTACGGGTCGGCGTTCGGTGCCCAGTGGCACGCCGACCCGCAACGGCTGGGCAGCGAGGCGATCGCGCTGCTGGAACGGTTCGGCGCGGTCATCCGGGTACCGGGCGGCGTGCTGGTCCGGCCGCTGGTCGGTCGCTACCGCAACACCATCGCGGCGGTCAGGCAACGCGCCGCCGCCGAGCCCGAGCCCCTCTTCTGA
- a CDS encoding flavin monoamine oxidase family protein, with protein sequence MTIPTTRRQFLQAVGVSGGAGVLYSTMGALGLTPAAQAAPPFRAPDRSDFTLTGRGAKSVVVLGAGIAGLATAYELGKAGYRVRILEARTRPGGRNWTVRAGTTETDLDGRTQRARFSGGQYLNAGPARIAQHMVTLDYCRELGVPIEIFGNQNADAYYVNENAGPLSGRPIRHREAKADVYGYVSELLAKATDQGALDGYLTGDDQERLLEFLRGFGAIGGRVAGDPAASWKYAGTNRRGYEVEPGAGFEAGTPKLAPYPLEDILASGVGRYFSFEFGYDQAMLMFQPVGGMDRIAYALEEAVGRRFITYGAEVRSISNTGSGVSVVYRGHGGRPRIATADFCVCTIPPQVLAKIPSNLTQPVRDALGYPVPVSTGKIGLQYRRRWWEQDENIYSGITNTNLDLATIWYPSYGYHGAKGLVVGYYNFGGNAQAYAALTPAEREARAVAQGVRIHGEKYRTELETSFSVAWERTRHSEGGWVSWPSRTSGQYGRLLEPDGRVYFAGDHLSHYIAWQAGAFESARKVVTDLHARVMSS encoded by the coding sequence GTGACGATACCGACGACGCGGCGGCAGTTCCTACAGGCCGTCGGGGTTTCCGGCGGTGCGGGCGTTCTCTACAGCACGATGGGCGCGCTGGGCCTGACGCCCGCCGCGCAGGCGGCACCGCCGTTCCGGGCGCCCGACCGATCCGATTTCACCCTGACCGGCCGGGGCGCGAAGTCCGTCGTCGTCCTCGGCGCCGGCATCGCCGGCCTGGCCACCGCCTACGAACTCGGCAAGGCGGGCTACCGGGTGCGGATTTTGGAGGCGCGCACCCGCCCCGGCGGGCGCAACTGGACGGTCCGTGCCGGCACCACCGAGACCGACCTGGACGGGCGGACCCAGCGGGCCCGGTTCAGCGGCGGGCAGTACCTCAACGCCGGCCCGGCGCGCATCGCGCAGCACATGGTCACCCTCGACTACTGCCGGGAACTCGGCGTGCCGATCGAGATCTTCGGCAACCAGAACGCCGACGCCTACTACGTCAACGAGAACGCCGGGCCGCTCTCCGGCAGGCCGATCCGGCACCGGGAGGCGAAGGCGGACGTTTACGGCTACGTCTCCGAACTGCTCGCCAAGGCCACCGACCAGGGTGCGCTCGACGGCTACCTGACCGGCGACGACCAGGAACGGCTGCTGGAGTTCCTGCGCGGCTTCGGCGCCATCGGCGGCCGGGTGGCCGGCGACCCGGCGGCCAGCTGGAAGTACGCGGGCACCAACCGGCGCGGCTACGAGGTGGAACCGGGCGCCGGTTTCGAGGCCGGTACGCCGAAGCTCGCGCCGTATCCGTTGGAGGACATCCTGGCCAGCGGCGTCGGGCGGTACTTCTCCTTCGAGTTCGGCTACGACCAGGCGATGCTGATGTTCCAGCCGGTCGGCGGGATGGACCGCATCGCGTACGCCCTGGAGGAGGCCGTGGGCCGGCGCTTCATCACCTACGGTGCCGAGGTGCGGTCCATCTCGAACACCGGATCCGGTGTCTCCGTGGTCTACCGCGGGCACGGTGGCCGGCCGCGGATCGCCACCGCCGACTTCTGCGTCTGCACCATCCCGCCGCAGGTGCTGGCGAAGATCCCGTCGAACCTCACCCAGCCGGTGCGGGACGCGCTCGGCTACCCGGTCCCGGTGAGCACCGGCAAGATCGGTTTGCAGTACCGCCGGCGCTGGTGGGAACAGGACGAGAACATCTACTCCGGCATCACCAACACCAACCTGGACCTCGCCACGATCTGGTACCCGTCCTACGGCTACCACGGCGCCAAGGGCCTGGTCGTCGGCTACTACAACTTCGGCGGCAACGCACAGGCGTACGCGGCGCTGACCCCCGCCGAGCGGGAGGCCCGGGCCGTCGCCCAGGGCGTCAGGATCCACGGCGAGAAGTACCGCACCGAGCTGGAGACCTCGTTCTCCGTCGCCTGGGAGCGCACCCGCCACTCGGAGGGCGGCTGGGTGTCGTGGCCGTCGCGGACCAGCGGGCAGTACGGCCGGTTGCTGGAACCGGACGGGCGGGTCTACTTCGCCGGTGACCACCTCAGCCACTACATCGCCTGGCAGGCCGGTGCGTTCGAGTCGGCCCGCAAGGTGGTCACCGACCTGCACGCCCGCGTCATGTCGAGCTGA
- a CDS encoding ParA family protein, whose product MRQPGSVVSVINYKGGVGKTTLTANIGAELATRGLTVLLIDLDPQASLTFSFYQPHQWERDLADERTILQWFGAVLGSGGSRPLDPYVVTPPVVNEVIARAGPGRLDLVPSHLMLIDADLDFAADLGGSRFQHGSPRYLPLHRALADALDDTSFPGYDAVLIDCAPNFTMVTRTGIVASDHILIPAKADYLSTLGIDYLRKKLSELVRDYNRVAGGAVAKINPTILGVVLTMIQYAGSGPILAQRNFIEQPSSVELPVFRQMIRDNKTLFAPAGEHGIPAVLLPHANPTVQYELQQLASEFLARIRN is encoded by the coding sequence ATGCGTCAGCCCGGGAGCGTGGTCTCTGTCATCAACTACAAGGGCGGCGTGGGCAAGACGACGTTGACGGCGAACATCGGGGCCGAGTTGGCCACGCGCGGCCTCACCGTGCTCCTGATCGACCTGGACCCGCAGGCGAGCCTGACCTTCTCCTTCTACCAGCCGCACCAGTGGGAGCGGGACCTCGCCGACGAGCGCACCATCCTCCAGTGGTTCGGTGCGGTGCTGGGCTCCGGCGGCTCCCGCCCGCTCGATCCGTACGTGGTGACCCCGCCGGTGGTCAACGAGGTGATCGCCCGCGCCGGCCCGGGCCGGCTGGACCTGGTCCCGTCGCACCTCATGCTGATCGACGCCGACCTCGACTTCGCCGCCGACCTGGGCGGCTCCCGGTTCCAGCACGGCAGCCCGCGCTACCTGCCGCTGCACCGGGCGCTGGCCGACGCGCTCGACGACACGTCCTTTCCCGGGTACGACGCCGTCCTGATCGACTGCGCGCCCAACTTCACCATGGTCACCCGCACCGGTATCGTCGCCAGCGATCACATCCTGATTCCGGCGAAGGCGGACTACCTCTCCACGCTCGGCATCGACTATCTCCGCAAGAAGCTCTCCGAACTGGTACGCGACTACAACCGGGTGGCGGGCGGCGCCGTCGCGAAGATCAACCCCACGATTCTCGGTGTCGTACTCACCATGATCCAGTACGCCGGCTCCGGGCCGATCCTCGCCCAGCGCAACTTCATCGAACAGCCCAGCAGCGTCGAACTGCCGGTGTTCCGGCAGATGATCCGGGACAACAAGACCCTCTTCGCTCCCGCCGGCGAGCACGGGATTCCGGCCGTCCTGCTGCCCCACGCGAACCCCACAGTCCAGTACGAGCTACAGCAGCTCGCCAGCGAGTTCCTCGCCCGGATCCGAAACTAG
- a CDS encoding TetR/AcrR family transcriptional regulator has product MGLREQKKQQTRAALVDAAARLFAATGYDKTTVADIAAAAGVSTRTFFSYFRAKEDVLFAGTDQRLAAIAAAFDTVRAETPLAAVHRLVEQVLAASDDLSDPGRLAIMFARPELQAQALRRLVAAQRLIGEWLRRAYPDRLDDAQSRAVAGAVVGALVGTVLGAIERGDAPSGLREQIGRALALLEDGLRVLD; this is encoded by the coding sequence ATGGGGTTGCGGGAGCAGAAGAAGCAGCAGACCCGGGCGGCCCTGGTCGACGCGGCGGCGCGGCTGTTCGCGGCGACGGGGTACGACAAGACCACGGTCGCGGACATCGCCGCCGCGGCGGGCGTCTCGACACGTACCTTCTTCTCCTACTTCCGGGCCAAGGAGGACGTACTCTTCGCCGGCACCGACCAGCGACTGGCGGCGATCGCGGCGGCGTTCGACACGGTGCGGGCCGAGACCCCGCTGGCGGCGGTGCATCGCCTCGTCGAGCAGGTGCTGGCGGCCTCGGACGACCTGTCCGACCCGGGCCGGCTGGCCATCATGTTCGCCAGACCCGAGTTGCAGGCGCAGGCGCTGCGACGGCTGGTCGCCGCGCAGCGGCTGATCGGCGAATGGCTGCGCCGCGCCTACCCCGACCGGTTGGACGACGCGCAGTCCCGCGCGGTGGCCGGTGCCGTGGTCGGCGCGTTGGTCGGTACGGTCCTGGGTGCCATCGAGCGCGGTGACGCACCATCGGGGCTGCGCGAACAGATCGGCCGTGCCCTCGCGCTGCTGGAGGACGGGCTGCGCGTCCTCGACTGA
- a CDS encoding SbcC/MukB-like Walker B domain-containing protein, with translation MRRHFAARIKAARALYPERPYRDLLAEVLDYRQWRTFAFTLHRAGGGTEALTRSRHSQLSGGEQSVSLHLPLFAAANALFGSARPDAPRLLGLDEAFAGVDDTGRGELMALAKQFDLDLFMTGYDLWATHPAVSGAAHYDLSHSATEHAVSSLLLVWDGSVNVADFDGTLARALGSPETRRAPAAARTGVAASLLLDVADQ, from the coding sequence ATGCGTCGGCACTTCGCCGCCCGGATCAAGGCGGCCCGGGCGCTGTACCCCGAGCGGCCGTACCGGGATCTGCTCGCCGAGGTGCTCGACTACCGGCAGTGGCGGACCTTCGCGTTCACCCTGCACCGGGCGGGCGGCGGCACCGAGGCGCTGACCCGGTCCCGCCACAGCCAGCTCTCCGGCGGCGAGCAGTCCGTGTCGCTGCACCTGCCGCTCTTCGCCGCCGCGAACGCGCTGTTCGGCTCGGCCCGCCCGGACGCGCCTCGGCTGTTGGGCCTGGACGAGGCGTTCGCCGGCGTCGACGACACCGGCCGGGGCGAGCTGATGGCGCTGGCCAAACAGTTCGACCTGGACCTGTTCATGACCGGGTACGACCTGTGGGCCACCCACCCGGCCGTCAGCGGGGCGGCCCACTACGACCTGTCCCACTCGGCGACCGAGCACGCCGTGTCCAGTCTGCTGCTGGTCTGGGACGGATCGGTGAACGTCGCCGACTTCGACGGGACGCTGGCCCGCGCGCTGGGCTCACCGGAGACCCGCCGCGCACCGGCCGCCGCCCGTACCGGCGTCGCCGCCTCCCTTCTCCTCGACGTCGCCGACCAGTGA
- a CDS encoding RyR domain-containing protein, whose protein sequence is MFAVIGLVALTLGYLGLERLSEVRPGTIHDTYDILYYDLQLFFLSAELFEEPGPYPWQLQVARFVAPLFTLLAVAEAGRLLLAAEIRRLRARRAGDHVVVCGDSQFAHMLADRLYADGERVVVVRAEPFGPLEYRRRRYLGVVGDPTNIEVLRGAGLPRSHTVYACTDDDDHNHAIANTANRLIQDRRHPPRVYVQVHDPEMCLSLQARRLGAAGSSRLRLDYFHVDDIAARALHRHHPLPSTPGRPTKVLIAGAGSFRRALLVETARHWRVRRAAGGRPVRPLQVDLVAPDARTELTLAASRYPFLRSVCRVSAYDLDIDGLVGLAQFGAGGYDRIYVCAPDELGGLQFALDTPALWRGAESAVFVPVYRQAALAAAFHGDSRHDLLDEVHGKLRLYPVLTHACDARLIAEDLTERLAQQIHERYLHAQQRAGVRLGEAPAMVPWSRLPESLRRANRSHVQDIAAKLLNLGCVVAPRHGGAGDATAAGRAIDDRIDQLARLEHERWCRERRGEGWTYGVPRDEIRRRHPALRPWAELSPAVQEQNREEIRALPDVLSDGGFELIRLAPAVPAQREGSADVA, encoded by the coding sequence GTGTTCGCGGTGATCGGCCTGGTCGCGTTGACGCTCGGCTATCTCGGCCTGGAACGCCTGTCGGAGGTGCGCCCCGGCACCATCCACGACACCTACGACATCCTCTACTACGACCTGCAACTGTTCTTCCTCAGCGCCGAACTCTTCGAGGAGCCGGGCCCGTACCCGTGGCAACTGCAGGTCGCCCGGTTCGTCGCCCCGCTGTTCACCCTGCTGGCCGTGGCCGAGGCCGGCCGGCTGCTGCTGGCCGCCGAGATCCGCCGGCTGCGCGCCCGGCGAGCCGGCGACCACGTGGTGGTCTGCGGCGACTCGCAGTTCGCCCACATGCTCGCCGACCGGCTCTACGCCGACGGCGAGCGGGTGGTCGTGGTGCGCGCCGAACCGTTCGGACCGCTGGAGTACCGCCGGCGCCGGTACCTCGGCGTCGTCGGTGATCCCACCAACATCGAGGTGTTGCGCGGCGCCGGCCTGCCACGATCGCACACCGTCTACGCCTGCACCGACGACGACGACCACAACCACGCGATCGCCAACACCGCCAACCGGCTGATCCAGGACCGGCGGCACCCACCCCGGGTCTACGTCCAGGTCCACGATCCGGAGATGTGCCTGTCGTTGCAGGCCCGGCGGCTCGGCGCCGCCGGCTCCAGCCGGCTGCGGCTGGACTACTTCCACGTCGACGACATCGCCGCCCGCGCCCTGCACCGGCACCACCCGTTGCCGTCGACTCCCGGCCGGCCGACGAAGGTGCTCATCGCCGGTGCCGGCAGCTTCCGTCGGGCGCTGCTGGTGGAGACGGCCCGGCACTGGCGGGTACGCCGGGCGGCCGGCGGCCGGCCCGTCCGGCCGTTGCAGGTGGACCTGGTGGCACCGGACGCCCGCACCGAACTCACCCTCGCCGCCTCGCGCTACCCCTTCCTGCGCAGCGTCTGCCGGGTGTCCGCGTACGACCTTGACATCGACGGGCTGGTCGGGCTGGCCCAGTTCGGCGCGGGTGGCTACGACCGCATCTACGTCTGCGCCCCGGACGAGCTCGGTGGCCTGCAGTTCGCGCTGGACACGCCCGCGCTCTGGCGGGGGGCAGAGAGTGCGGTCTTCGTGCCCGTCTACCGGCAGGCCGCCCTCGCCGCCGCCTTCCACGGCGACTCCCGCCACGACCTGCTCGACGAGGTGCACGGCAAGCTGCGCCTCTATCCGGTGCTGACGCACGCCTGCGACGCCCGGCTGATCGCCGAGGACCTCACCGAGCGGTTGGCCCAGCAGATCCACGAGCGGTACCTGCACGCCCAGCAGCGCGCTGGGGTACGCCTCGGCGAGGCGCCCGCCATGGTGCCCTGGTCCCGGCTGCCCGAGTCGCTGCGCCGGGCCAATCGCAGCCACGTCCAGGACATCGCCGCCAAGCTGCTGAACCTCGGCTGTGTCGTCGCGCCCCGCCACGGCGGCGCCGGTGACGCCACGGCCGCCGGGCGGGCCATCGACGACCGGATCGACCAGCTGGCCCGGCTGGAACACGAGCGGTGGTGCCGGGAACGGCGCGGCGAGGGCTGGACGTACGGCGTGCCGCGCGACGAGATCCGACGGCGGCATCCCGCCCTGCGGCCGTGGGCCGAGCTGTCCCCGGCCGTCCAGGAGCAGAACCGCGAGGAGATCCGGGCGCTGCCCGACGTGTTGTCCGACGGTGGTTTCGAGTTGATCCGGCTGGCTCCCGCCGTGCCCGCCCAGCGGGAGGGATCGGCCGATGTCGCCTGA